The genomic DNA GGTGTGGCCATCAAATGAAGTTATGTTTTTATTAAGCTCTTTTATTTGTGGAAAATATTCATCAAATAGTTTAACTTCTTTTGGGAAATTATGATTTTCTTTTGCTTTTTTCGCATAACAACCGGCTAAATAAATTTCTATATTTGGGTTTTCTTTAAATGTTTTGTTAATTAAACGCAGACACTCATTGTCGGCCGCAATTGTTACAGTACAGGAACTTATAACAAGAATATTTGCCTGATTAATATTTTGCACCAAATTATAGCCATCAGCTGTTAGAAATTCTCTTATCTGCTGAGCTTCGTACTGGCTTAGTTTGCAACCATAAGCACGAATAAATACTTTTTTATTATTTCCCATTATAGGCACCAAAGTGGTTTAATACTAAAGTTGAGGTGAGAAGTCCTGCAGTTTCCGAGCGAAGGATGTTTTTACCAAGTGTAACAGGAGTTATACCAAAGCTTTTTGCAATGTCAATTTCTTTGTGAGTAAATCCGCCTTCCGGCCCTATAAAAACATTTATACTAACCGGAGAGGAGTGTTCAATATTAGCAAGAACTAATTCTATACTATTACCCTCTTCGCTTTCCCATGGGATAATAGAAAAAACACCAGAGTTAATATTTGAAATGGCTTTTACAAAATCAATAGGGTCGGAAACTTCAATACCGTTGGCTTGCTTTGATTGCTTCTCTGCGGAGAGTGCTATTCTTTTCCATCGTTCAATTTTCGCTGTGCCAATATCTTTTAAAATTGATCTTTCACAAATTAACGGGTAAATTGAGCTAACACCTAACTCAACTGCTTTTTCAACAAGCCAGTCAAATTTATCGCCTTTTAGCACTGCCTGATAAAGTTTTAAATTAACTTTTCTTGCAGGTGCATTTTCACAAGAGATAATTTTACAGGTAATTTTTTCTGCGGAGATCTCTTGAA from Endomicrobiales bacterium includes the following:
- a CDS encoding 16S rRNA (uracil(1498)-N(3))-methyltransferase; the encoded protein is MPFYFVKPENISATNFTVDGSEAGHLARVLRKQIGDKIQVFDGSGKVYSGKIQEISAEKITCKIISCENAPARKVNLKLYQAVLKGDKFDWLVEKAVELGVSSIYPLICERSILKDIGTAKIERWKRIALSAEKQSKQANGIEVSDPIDFVKAISNINSGVFSIIPWESEEGNSIELVLANIEHSSPVSINVFIGPEGGFTHKEIDIAKSFGITPVTLGKNILRSETAGLLTSTLVLNHFGAYNGK